The following are encoded in a window of Clostridium thermarum genomic DNA:
- a CDS encoding acyl-CoA dehydratase activase-related protein: MVVGIPKGLMYWKYGSTLEVFLKELGIQYIVSSDTSRDILDRGVNCCVDDACLPIKVFHGHIHWLKDRCDLIITPRIMKVEHREYICPKFCGLIEMLKNSIEGLPRLTEAPLNLVTRTDRLQWFMYLGKMLDCSKKQIVDAYRKAEEFYNSSEHGHEDRSFRHKVALMGHTYNVYDNYVNMNIKKKLNKLGIGVITEERVNKETIERKIKNLYKKPFWSFAKNSYGASVSLYEEGLVDGIIYISSFACGIDSIVIELIKEHIGDFPFMVLKIDEHTGEAGIDTRIEAFSDMLERRKLSENKCSKLG; encoded by the coding sequence ATGGTAGTAGGTATACCAAAGGGACTCATGTATTGGAAGTATGGATCAACTTTAGAAGTTTTCCTGAAAGAATTGGGTATACAATATATTGTGTCTTCGGATACAAGCAGAGACATATTGGATAGGGGAGTAAACTGCTGTGTAGATGATGCATGTCTACCGATTAAAGTGTTTCATGGACATATTCATTGGCTAAAGGATAGGTGTGATTTGATCATAACACCTAGAATAATGAAGGTTGAACATAGGGAGTACATATGTCCAAAATTTTGTGGATTAATTGAAATGCTTAAAAATAGTATAGAAGGGCTGCCAAGGCTAACGGAGGCACCCTTAAACCTGGTGACAAGGACAGACCGTCTTCAGTGGTTTATGTACTTGGGAAAAATGCTAGACTGCAGTAAAAAACAAATAGTAGATGCTTACAGAAAGGCAGAGGAGTTTTATAATAGTTCGGAGCATGGACATGAGGATAGGAGCTTTAGGCATAAGGTAGCCTTAATGGGCCATACCTATAATGTCTATGACAACTATGTGAATATGAACATAAAAAAGAAGTTAAATAAACTGGGCATAGGAGTTATCACGGAGGAAAGAGTAAACAAAGAAACTATCGAAAGAAAGATAAAGAATCTTTATAAAAAGCCCTTTTGGAGTTTTGCAAAGAATTCTTACGGTGCTTCCGTTTCCCTATATGAGGAAGGCCTGGTCGACGGTATCATTTATATATCTTCCTTTGCCTGCGGTATAGATTCTATAGTAATAGAACTTATAAAGGAGCATATCGGCGATTTTCCCTTTATGGTACTAAAGATAGATGAACATACCGGGGAAGCAGGCATAGATACGAGAATAGAAGCCTTTAGCGACATGCTTGAAAGGAGGAAATTAAGTGAAAATAAGTGTTCCAAACTTGGGTAA
- a CDS encoding amino acid ABC transporter ATP-binding protein gives MEMLRVENLVKSFDGNEILKGVSFEVNKGEVISVIGPSGSGKSTMLRCLNLLETIDRGKLIVEGDVLIQADEEGKPIYPSAKELRKIRLKLGMVFQNFVLFPHYSVLRNIIEAPIHVLNMNADEAKKLALELLDKVGLADKADAYPYQLSGGQKQRVAIARALAMKPDILLIDEPTSALDPELTGEVLKVIKELALEDMTMIVVTHEMSFAKDVSDRVIFMDQGIIVEEGSPAEIFQDPSNERTKAFLKNFILAS, from the coding sequence ATGGAAATGTTAAGAGTAGAAAATCTTGTTAAAAGTTTTGACGGGAATGAGATATTAAAAGGTGTTTCGTTTGAGGTGAATAAAGGGGAAGTAATATCTGTTATAGGGCCATCAGGGTCCGGTAAGAGTACAATGTTGAGATGCTTAAACCTTCTTGAAACTATAGACAGGGGCAAGTTAATTGTTGAAGGAGATGTACTTATTCAAGCGGATGAAGAAGGAAAACCAATTTATCCAAGCGCTAAGGAGTTAAGAAAAATCAGACTAAAGCTGGGAATGGTATTTCAGAATTTTGTATTATTTCCTCACTATTCTGTGCTGAGAAATATAATTGAGGCACCAATACATGTATTAAACATGAACGCTGATGAGGCTAAAAAATTGGCCTTAGAACTTTTGGATAAGGTGGGCTTGGCAGATAAAGCTGATGCTTATCCCTATCAATTATCCGGTGGACAAAAGCAGAGAGTAGCCATTGCCAGAGCCTTGGCAATGAAACCGGATATATTGCTTATTGATGAACCAACATCTGCCTTGGACCCTGAGCTAACGGGAGAGGTACTAAAGGTTATAAAAGAACTTGCACTTGAAGACATGACCATGATAGTTGTAACTCATGAAATGAGTTTTGCAAAGGATGTTTCTGACAGGGTAATCTTTATGGACCAAGGGATTATTGTAGAAGAGGGAAGTCCTGCAGAGATCTTCCAGGATCCAAGTAACGAAAGAACTAAAGCTTTCTTGAAGAATTTTATTTTGGCTTCATAG
- a CDS encoding PHP domain-containing protein — protein MSTKADLHLHTTASDGKLSPKELVNLAHSVGINIMAVTDHDTTSGVEEALAASEALPLDVIPGIELSTQHKGETVHILGYFRDDSYKDPKFQGKLEEMKAHRLWRGKKIVENLKQYFDIELDYEALLEDAKGVIARPHIARAIINAGYNYDWQYIFDHIIGKNSPAYVPNKKLSSEDGIKLLRSANALVVLAHPILVKKTPYKDLINLDFDGIEAVYWQNTPKDTDYFINLSLEHNKIITGGSDFHGGDAGDSKHGYIGSVEYDEKYLLNFKRNLYKK, from the coding sequence TTGAGTACAAAAGCTGATTTGCATTTACATACCACTGCTTCTGACGGGAAGTTATCTCCCAAGGAGCTTGTAAACTTAGCCCATTCCGTAGGGATAAATATCATGGCTGTCACAGACCATGATACTACTTCCGGTGTGGAGGAGGCCCTAGCTGCCTCTGAGGCTTTACCTCTTGATGTAATACCGGGTATAGAGCTTTCTACACAACATAAGGGTGAAACTGTACACATTCTTGGCTATTTTAGGGATGACAGCTATAAAGATCCAAAGTTTCAAGGTAAACTGGAGGAAATGAAAGCTCACAGGCTTTGGAGAGGTAAGAAAATTGTAGAAAATTTAAAACAGTATTTTGACATTGAATTGGATTATGAAGCTCTTTTGGAGGATGCAAAGGGAGTTATTGCAAGACCACATATAGCCCGAGCAATTATAAATGCAGGCTATAATTATGACTGGCAGTACATTTTTGATCATATAATTGGTAAAAACAGCCCTGCCTATGTGCCTAATAAGAAGTTATCTTCTGAAGATGGCATAAAACTTTTAAGGTCAGCCAACGCCCTGGTAGTATTGGCTCATCCCATATTGGTAAAAAAGACTCCCTATAAAGATTTAATAAACTTGGACTTTGATGGCATAGAAGCAGTCTACTGGCAGAACACTCCAAAGGACACAGATTACTTTATAAATTTGTCTCTTGAGCATAATAAAATTATCACCGGCGGCTCCGACTTTCACGGCGGTGATGCAGGAGATTCCAAACACGGGTATATTGGCAGTGTAGAATATGATGAGAAGTACCTCCTAAACTTCAAAAGAAACCTTTATAAAAAATAG
- a CDS encoding magnesium transporter CorA family protein: MYYILDRIIVRNYNIISDLEAEEDDIEIKILKSPNEEHVRRLINLRRQVYKIRKFLNPLRYIGDSLNITDNRFIEAEYLKYFESINKKTDKLMQAQDMLVQDLALVREAYESEISNKTNEIMKVFTIVTAVFLPIEIITGLFGMSFNHIPLKNEVYGFYFIVAVMVTLVLCLISVFKNKNGCKK; the protein is encoded by the coding sequence TTGTACTATATACTGGACAGGATCATAGTCAGAAATTATAATATAATTTCCGATTTAGAGGCAGAAGAGGATGACATAGAGATAAAAATATTAAAGTCTCCCAATGAGGAGCATGTAAGACGGCTTATAAATTTAAGAAGACAGGTTTATAAGATTAGAAAGTTCTTGAATCCACTTAGATATATTGGAGACAGTCTTAATATAACTGATAATAGGTTCATTGAAGCTGAATATTTAAAGTACTTTGAAAGCATAAATAAGAAAACAGATAAGCTTATGCAGGCACAGGACATGCTGGTTCAGGATTTGGCCTTGGTGCGGGAGGCCTACGAGTCTGAGATTTCCAATAAAACTAATGAGATAATGAAGGTCTTTACTATAGTAACTGCAGTGTTCCTGCCCATTGAAATTATAACTGGCCTGTTTGGTATGAGCTTTAATCATATACCATTAAAAAATGAAGTATATGGTTTTTATTTCATAGTAGCTGTGATGGTTACCCTGGTATTATGTCTGATAAGTGTTTTTAAAAATAAAAATGGTTGTAAAAAATAG
- a CDS encoding CorA family divalent cation transporter — MTLEECKNINQSAKICVYESYLFIIFNILELNNDEIISRELNIYLGKDYIITIYKDQSPILENLLQDINQGKYCFILKESPGPAFYCTIYWTGS; from the coding sequence TTGACCCTAGAGGAGTGCAAAAATATTAATCAATCTGCAAAGATATGCGTATATGAATCCTATCTGTTTATAATCTTTAACATTTTAGAGCTTAACAATGATGAAATCATTTCTAGAGAGCTCAATATATATCTGGGGAAGGATTATATTATTACTATATACAAGGATCAATCACCAATATTAGAGAATTTACTTCAGGATATAAATCAAGGCAAGTATTGTTTTATATTGAAGGAAAGCCCAGGCCCTGCATTTTATTGTACTATATACTGGACAGGATCATAG
- a CDS encoding 2-hydroxyglutaryl-CoA dehydratase: MKISVPNLGNTSIAAKALFEGLQTDYVLPQVSSKSTLELGSKYSPEEICLPFKIMVGNYIEAMEKGADTFIITGSCGPCRYGEYCELQINILKKLNPKAELIVIDAPGDIGKDELLKRIGKISEKSPLCRPEKIKAVYNALRVINAVDDIEKALRLKAGYEINRGQCKRILYEFKRRMLEAKGVNEMLSLIKEYKKIVGSVPIDKNRRVIKVAIIGEIYTIIEPFSNLYIEDKLMDYGVSTMRTLYPSWWVKNLVMSPLKLHSIDIRMASRKYLPYYIGGHGRECIGEAVLAHKHGCDGAIQIFPFGCMPEIVSKSILPTISKDKDFPIMTLVVDELTGEAGYVTRIEAFIDLLERRIKKCII, from the coding sequence GTGAAAATAAGTGTTCCAAACTTGGGTAATACCTCTATAGCAGCAAAAGCACTGTTCGAAGGATTGCAGACAGATTATGTATTACCTCAGGTCAGCAGTAAGAGTACCTTAGAACTTGGAAGTAAATACTCACCGGAGGAAATTTGTCTACCCTTTAAAATTATGGTGGGCAACTATATAGAAGCAATGGAGAAGGGAGCTGATACCTTTATTATTACAGGCAGCTGCGGACCATGCAGATATGGGGAGTACTGTGAGCTTCAAATAAATATTCTAAAAAAGTTGAATCCCAAGGCAGAGTTGATAGTCATTGATGCTCCAGGAGATATAGGAAAAGATGAACTACTGAAGAGAATAGGGAAAATATCAGAGAAAAGCCCCTTGTGCAGACCGGAAAAGATAAAGGCAGTTTATAATGCCCTTAGGGTTATAAATGCTGTAGATGATATTGAGAAAGCATTAAGACTTAAGGCAGGATATGAGATTAATAGAGGACAATGCAAACGGATATTATATGAGTTTAAAAGAAGGATGTTAGAAGCCAAGGGGGTCAATGAGATGCTCAGCTTGATAAAGGAGTATAAAAAAATAGTAGGATCCGTGCCTATAGATAAAAACAGAAGGGTCATAAAAGTGGCAATTATAGGTGAGATTTATACAATTATTGAACCCTTTTCTAACCTCTATATAGAAGATAAGCTTATGGACTATGGGGTAAGCACTATGAGGACCCTATATCCCAGCTGGTGGGTAAAAAATTTGGTTATGTCGCCCTTGAAGCTTCATTCCATTGATATTAGGATGGCATCTAGAAAATATCTGCCTTATTACATAGGTGGCCATGGAAGAGAGTGTATCGGAGAGGCTGTACTGGCACATAAACATGGCTGTGATGGAGCAATTCAAATATTTCCATTTGGCTGTATGCCGGAGATAGTGTCAAAATCCATACTTCCTACCATATCAAAGGATAAGGACTTTCCAATTATGACTTTAGTGGTAGATGAGCTTACCGGTGAGGCTGGCTACGTAACCCGTATAGAGGCCTTTATAGATCTGCTTGAAAGGAGAATTAAGAAATGTATTATTTAG
- a CDS encoding 5-formyltetrahydrofolate cyclo-ligase codes for MDKKTIRRNIKEKLSSLSKIEKLEKDKIIFSNLTGHAAYVKCNKLFIFVSFGNEVDTHRIIMDALSKGKTVAVPVILSLEEGMVAVEIHSLEELKENKYGILEPLLIENRIVSPSEIDLAIIPGAAFDKNGGRLGYGAGMYDKYLVNLKSDAKKIALGYDFQVLEKVPMEVHDIRMDEIITD; via the coding sequence ATGGATAAGAAAACAATCAGAAGAAACATTAAGGAAAAGCTAAGTAGTTTATCTAAAATAGAAAAGTTAGAAAAAGACAAGATTATTTTTTCTAATCTCACAGGTCATGCAGCCTATGTAAAATGTAATAAGCTTTTTATCTTTGTAAGCTTCGGTAATGAAGTAGATACCCATAGGATTATCATGGATGCCTTATCTAAAGGTAAGACTGTGGCTGTGCCGGTTATATTATCTCTGGAAGAAGGCATGGTAGCCGTTGAGATACATAGCTTAGAAGAGTTAAAAGAAAATAAATATGGTATACTTGAACCCCTTTTGATAGAAAATAGAATTGTAAGTCCATCTGAAATAGACTTGGCCATAATACCAGGTGCCGCCTTTGATAAAAATGGCGGAAGGCTTGGATATGGTGCCGGGATGTATGACAAGTACCTTGTCAATTTAAAGAGTGATGCGAAAAAAATTGCCTTGGGATACGACTTTCAAGTTCTGGAAAAAGTGCCAATGGAAGTGCATGATATAAGGATGGATGAAATAATTACAGATTGA
- a CDS encoding DUF4883 family protein codes for MKKVLSLILLLSALLNLSACSSGALKYSFKGNKPNAFYYTDQLIKEIKAHGITNVLVLETNLNKELNLKDDDKKILISFLNSIKTSNFLTKAPDLPKKPEFKFYITIDDEKFVMNVYNEKYIGIHPWDGAYSMDYIDMSDVKRLYNLHVLCKYLYKN; via the coding sequence ATGAAAAAAGTCTTATCATTAATTTTATTATTATCTGCTTTGCTTAACCTTTCAGCTTGCTCTTCGGGAGCTCTAAAGTATAGCTTTAAAGGAAATAAACCCAATGCATTTTACTATACGGATCAACTAATTAAAGAAATAAAAGCACACGGTATAACAAACGTACTAGTCCTAGAAACCAACCTGAATAAAGAACTTAATTTAAAGGATGATGATAAAAAAATTCTGATTAGCTTTTTAAACTCTATAAAAACCAGCAATTTCTTGACTAAAGCTCCTGACCTTCCTAAAAAGCCTGAATTTAAATTTTATATAACTATAGATGATGAAAAATTTGTCATGAATGTGTATAATGAAAAATACATAGGTATCCACCCTTGGGATGGTGCTTATTCCATGGATTACATAGATATGTCCGATGTTAAGAGGCTGTATAATTTACATGTCCTCTGCAAATACCTTTATAAGAATTAG
- a CDS encoding amino acid ABC transporter permease, with protein sequence MFGSIGWDTFVKMIGNLMEGTLVTLEVFALTLVIALPLGLLVALGRMSKRKLISEPVKLYILVMRGTPLMLQIMFIYFAPSNILGLNIDRFLAAIIAFSINYAAYFAEIYRGGIASMEREQYEAASVLGFTKVQTFFKIILPQAIKRILPATSNEVITLVKDTVLVQVIGISELFRFAQNSANRHFSTTPLLIAGIFYLIMNWVVTKIFHAIESKLNYYR encoded by the coding sequence ATGTTTGGAAGTATTGGATGGGACACTTTTGTAAAAATGATAGGAAACCTTATGGAAGGTACCTTAGTAACTCTGGAGGTGTTTGCCTTAACATTGGTAATAGCACTACCCTTGGGCTTACTTGTAGCACTTGGAAGAATGTCTAAAAGAAAGCTTATAAGTGAACCGGTAAAACTGTATATTTTAGTTATGAGGGGTACACCACTGATGCTTCAGATTATGTTCATTTATTTCGCCCCATCCAATATCTTGGGATTAAACATTGATCGTTTTTTGGCCGCTATCATAGCTTTTTCCATTAATTATGCGGCGTATTTTGCTGAAATCTACCGTGGGGGCATTGCATCTATGGAGAGAGAACAGTATGAGGCAGCTTCTGTATTAGGTTTTACAAAAGTTCAGACCTTTTTTAAAATAATATTACCTCAGGCAATAAAAAGAATTTTACCCGCCACAAGCAATGAAGTAATAACCTTAGTAAAGGACACGGTACTTGTTCAGGTAATAGGAATTTCTGAACTATTCAGATTTGCTCAGAATTCTGCCAATAGACATTTTTCAACAACCCCATTGCTGATTGCAGGAATTTTCTATCTTATTATGAATTGGGTTGTGACAAAGATTTTTCACGCTATAGAAAGTAAGTTAAATTATTACAGATAG
- a CDS encoding amino acid ABC transporter substrate-binding protein, with amino-acid sequence MKKKIFTLCLTAVLALGTLSGCNNKSEDSWKKIQEKKTFVLGLDASFPPMGFTDDDNNIVGFDIDLAKEVFDRLGIELKLQPIDWNAKEQELNTGNIDAIWNGFTITEDRKKQVLFSEPYMKNRQVLVVNSNSSFSTLKELEGKKLGLQAGSSAADALEKSQDFRKSLKEVVEFKDNMMALMDLEKGGVDAVLMDEIVARYYIQKKDKSYKVLDEALAEEEYGIGFRKKDKELMEKVQETLQAMAEDGKAAEISNNWFGEDITTIKK; translated from the coding sequence ATGAAGAAAAAAATATTTACCTTATGCTTGACCGCGGTGCTAGCTTTGGGAACATTAAGTGGATGCAATAATAAAAGCGAGGACTCGTGGAAAAAAATACAGGAGAAAAAGACTTTTGTATTAGGATTGGATGCAAGTTTTCCACCAATGGGATTTACCGATGATGACAACAACATTGTGGGCTTTGATATAGATTTAGCCAAAGAAGTATTTGACAGATTAGGCATAGAATTAAAGCTGCAACCAATTGATTGGAATGCTAAGGAACAGGAATTAAATACCGGTAACATAGATGCTATATGGAATGGATTTACAATAACAGAAGATAGAAAGAAGCAGGTTTTATTCTCAGAACCTTACATGAAAAATAGACAAGTATTAGTGGTAAATAGCAATTCAAGCTTCAGTACGCTTAAAGAGCTTGAAGGTAAAAAGTTAGGATTACAAGCGGGATCAAGTGCTGCAGATGCCCTAGAAAAGTCACAAGATTTTAGAAAGTCTTTAAAGGAAGTTGTAGAGTTTAAAGATAATATGATGGCTCTGATGGACTTGGAAAAGGGTGGAGTAGATGCGGTACTTATGGATGAAATAGTGGCACGTTATTATATTCAAAAGAAGGATAAGAGCTATAAAGTTTTAGATGAGGCTCTGGCAGAAGAGGAATATGGTATTGGCTTTAGAAAGAAGGATAAAGAATTGATGGAGAAGGTCCAAGAGACCTTACAAGCAATGGCTGAGGATGGAAAGGCAGCAGAAATATCTAACAACTGGTTTGGAGAAGATATTACAACGATTAAGAAATAA
- a CDS encoding acyl-CoA dehydratase activase, protein MYYLGVDVGSVSTDIVVLDQNMSVVEKLYLRTKGRPIKAIQEGFGMLKDKYKNEEIGAVGTTGSGRIIASYITGGDAVKNEITAHAVAALSFDKDVKTIIEIGGQDSKIIILRDGIVTDFAMNTVCAAGTGSFLDRQAERLAIPIEEFGDYALKSKVSLRIAGRCAVFAESDMIHKQQLGYNESDIIRGLCDALVRNYLSNVAKGKSVENKIFFQGGVAANIGMKKAFEEALNTEIYVPDHYNVMGAIGAAIIAKDTVKEKGYTNFKGFNISDKDFQSRSFECGDCSNKCEVVGIYDGNNSVGAFGDRCGKWSVKKAV, encoded by the coding sequence ATGTATTATTTAGGTGTGGATGTTGGATCTGTCAGTACAGATATAGTAGTACTGGATCAAAATATGTCAGTTGTTGAAAAGTTGTATTTAAGGACAAAAGGAAGACCCATTAAAGCCATACAAGAGGGCTTTGGAATGTTGAAGGATAAATATAAGAATGAAGAAATAGGCGCAGTAGGAACTACAGGCAGCGGCAGAATAATTGCTTCATATATAACCGGTGGGGATGCCGTGAAAAATGAAATAACCGCTCACGCAGTGGCTGCCCTTTCCTTTGATAAGGATGTAAAAACCATCATAGAAATCGGAGGACAAGATTCCAAAATTATAATTCTAAGGGATGGAATCGTAACAGATTTTGCTATGAATACCGTATGTGCAGCGGGGACTGGATCTTTTTTGGATCGACAGGCAGAGCGATTGGCAATCCCCATAGAAGAGTTTGGTGACTATGCCCTAAAGTCCAAGGTATCACTAAGAATAGCTGGCAGATGCGCAGTATTTGCAGAATCGGACATGATACATAAACAACAGCTAGGCTACAATGAAAGTGATATTATAAGAGGACTCTGTGACGCCTTGGTGAGAAACTATCTGAGCAATGTAGCTAAAGGAAAGTCTGTTGAAAATAAGATCTTTTTCCAAGGTGGAGTAGCCGCCAATATAGGTATGAAGAAGGCCTTTGAAGAGGCACTTAATACGGAAATATACGTGCCGGACCACTATAATGTAATGGGGGCAATCGGTGCAGCTATTATTGCTAAAGATACTGTAAAGGAAAAAGGATATACTAATTTTAAAGGCTTTAATATCTCAGACAAAGATTTTCAATCTAGGAGCTTTGAATGTGGAGACTGCAGCAATAAGTGTGAAGTGGTTGGGATTTATGATGGAAATAATTCAGTAGGAGCCTTTGGAGATAGATGTGGAAAATGGAGTGTTAAGAAAGCTGTATGA